A part of Leifsonia xyli subsp. xyli str. CTCB07 genomic DNA contains:
- the leuS gene encoding leucine--tRNA ligase, with protein MHYDFAQIQAKWLPVWEKLKPFATDDPEDNRPRKYVLDMFPYPSGDLHMGHAEAYALGDVIARYWRHQGFSVLHPIGWDAFGLPAENAAIKRGLDPRGWTYDNIAQQKASMRRYAPSFDWDRVLQTCDPSYYKWNQWLFLKLYEKGLAYRKASQVNWCPFDQTVLANEQVVNGRCERCDNLVTKKKLTQWYFRITDYADRLLDDLNQLEGAWPAKVILMQRNWIGRSTGADVQFAIEGREEPVAVYTTRPDTLYGVTFMVVAPDSELAAELAEDARPEVKQRFEEYLAAVRGTTEMDRLSTEREKTGVFLERHAVNPLTGESIPIWAADYVLSDYGHGAIMAVPAHDQRDLDFARAFDLPVRVVVDTTQPATGAVPVIKTDPQTGEPLLPESAPLESPAETGQALTGEGRLINSGPFDGLSKSNAIRRVTEALQGSGLGAPAKNFRLRDWLISRQRYWGTPIPIVHCEACGEVPVPESELPVLLPPAEGLDLQPKGRSPLGAASDWVNVSCFSCGGPAQRDTDTMDTFVDSSWYFLRFLNPNDDTRAFDPREAEKWAPVDQYVGGVTHAILHLLYSRFITKVLFDQGFVSFTEPFTVLLNQGMVLMDGSAMSKSRGNLVKLSDQLDAHGVDAVRLTMSFAGPPEDDIDWADVSPSGSAKFLARAWRVAHDVTSAPDVVWKSGDPALRRVTHRFLADTPGLVEAFKFNVVVARLMELVNATRKTIDSGAGPADRAVREAAEVTTMALNLFAPYTAEDMWARLGYEPSVSLVPWRKPDPTLLIEEAVTAIVQVDGKVRDRVEVSPKISVDELEALARSSEAVLRSVGDREIVTVIVRAPKLVNIATRSRS; from the coding sequence GGCGACCTGCACATGGGCCACGCCGAGGCGTACGCGCTGGGCGATGTGATCGCGCGCTACTGGCGGCATCAGGGCTTCAGCGTTCTGCACCCGATCGGCTGGGACGCCTTCGGGCTGCCCGCGGAGAACGCTGCGATCAAGCGCGGTCTGGACCCGCGCGGCTGGACCTACGACAACATCGCGCAGCAAAAGGCGTCCATGCGCCGCTACGCGCCGAGCTTCGACTGGGATCGCGTCCTGCAGACCTGCGACCCGTCCTACTACAAGTGGAACCAGTGGCTGTTCCTGAAGCTGTACGAGAAGGGTCTGGCCTACCGGAAGGCGTCGCAGGTCAACTGGTGCCCCTTCGACCAGACCGTGCTGGCCAATGAGCAGGTCGTGAACGGCCGCTGTGAGCGCTGCGACAACCTGGTCACCAAAAAGAAGCTGACCCAGTGGTACTTTCGCATCACCGACTACGCGGACCGCCTGCTGGACGACCTGAACCAGCTGGAGGGAGCCTGGCCGGCAAAGGTGATCTTGATGCAGCGCAACTGGATCGGCCGTTCCACCGGCGCGGACGTCCAGTTCGCCATCGAGGGTCGCGAGGAGCCGGTCGCTGTCTACACGACCCGTCCGGACACGCTGTACGGGGTCACTTTCATGGTGGTCGCCCCGGACTCCGAGCTGGCGGCGGAACTGGCCGAGGACGCCCGTCCCGAGGTGAAGCAGCGCTTCGAGGAGTATCTGGCGGCGGTGCGCGGCACCACCGAGATGGACCGCCTGAGCACCGAGCGCGAGAAGACCGGCGTCTTCCTGGAGCGGCACGCTGTCAATCCGCTCACGGGAGAGAGCATCCCGATCTGGGCCGCCGACTATGTGCTGAGCGACTACGGCCACGGCGCGATCATGGCCGTGCCCGCTCACGATCAGCGCGATCTGGACTTTGCGCGAGCCTTCGACCTGCCGGTGCGCGTGGTCGTGGACACGACCCAGCCGGCGACCGGTGCCGTACCGGTCATCAAGACCGACCCGCAGACGGGCGAACCCCTCCTGCCCGAGAGCGCGCCGCTGGAGAGCCCGGCCGAGACCGGCCAAGCCCTGACCGGCGAAGGACGCCTCATCAACTCGGGACCATTCGACGGCCTGAGCAAATCCAATGCCATCCGTCGCGTCACCGAGGCGTTGCAGGGCTCGGGATTGGGCGCCCCGGCGAAGAATTTCCGGCTGCGCGACTGGCTCATCTCGCGCCAGCGGTACTGGGGCACCCCGATCCCGATCGTTCACTGCGAGGCGTGCGGCGAAGTGCCCGTTCCCGAGTCGGAGCTGCCGGTGCTGCTGCCACCGGCCGAGGGACTGGACCTGCAACCGAAGGGGAGGAGCCCGCTGGGCGCAGCCTCCGATTGGGTCAACGTCTCCTGCTTCTCCTGCGGCGGACCCGCCCAGCGGGACACGGACACGATGGACACCTTCGTGGACAGCTCATGGTATTTTCTGCGCTTCCTGAACCCGAACGACGACACCCGGGCCTTCGACCCGCGCGAAGCGGAGAAATGGGCGCCGGTCGACCAGTACGTCGGCGGCGTGACGCACGCCATCCTGCATCTGCTGTACTCGCGCTTCATCACAAAGGTGCTGTTCGATCAGGGCTTCGTCAGCTTCACCGAGCCCTTCACCGTGCTGCTGAATCAGGGCATGGTGTTGATGGACGGTTCCGCCATGAGCAAATCCCGCGGAAATCTGGTCAAGCTGTCGGATCAGCTCGACGCGCACGGCGTCGACGCTGTGCGCCTGACCATGTCGTTCGCCGGACCGCCGGAGGACGACATCGACTGGGCCGACGTCTCCCCGTCGGGCAGCGCCAAGTTCTTGGCCCGCGCGTGGCGCGTCGCCCACGATGTGACCAGCGCCCCCGATGTGGTCTGGAAGAGCGGCGACCCTGCCCTTCGCCGGGTGACCCACCGTTTCCTCGCCGACACACCCGGGCTGGTGGAGGCGTTCAAGTTCAATGTCGTCGTCGCCCGGTTGATGGAGCTGGTGAACGCCACCCGCAAGACGATCGACAGTGGGGCCGGACCCGCCGATCGCGCCGTGCGGGAGGCGGCGGAGGTCACAACGATGGCGCTGAATCTGTTCGCCCCGTACACGGCGGAGGACATGTGGGCGCGGCTGGGCTACGAGCCCTCCGTCTCACTCGTCCCGTGGCGTAAGCCCGACCCGACACTGCTGATCGAGGAGGCGGTGACGGCGATCGTCCAGGTGGACGGCAAGGTCCGTGACCGCGTCGAGGTCTCGCCGAAGATCTCCGTCGACGAGCTGGAGGCGCTCGCCCGTTCCTCCGAGGCTGTCCTCCGCAGTGTCGGCGACCGCGAGATCGTCACCGTGATCGTGCGCGCGCCGAAACTGGTCAACATCGCCACCCGCTCTCGCAGCTGA
- a CDS encoding DUF6421 family protein: MSTTLACMVRSEHEERAARIREEIVPLVDEFRLRQTATGSIVEPADHDVALLTAIRDAVAETYRDMGREDKADAFSADVDDWLAHSLDAKPHFDRVRDAFRRVGNGESALFVGVTRATNSTTPSGVRLELFFVQHHQSQLLVAVEEKYPHQNDVHMDVILLAGPEGFALGNCLVFFPESVAALNKIERQHYAVFFFSKFYDIHGTITAENANSLLAPGQGLDSSARLDPYLSYQVRSLWGYLHDRVHAHFTGPWSMADNAVLKMHWYIGVLEEIKVDVKLILMARNGDVPFIDELFTMIVLERIFRYPLEPRPERNFDAGTGFFLFSYLLEKEALRLEDGLVAIDQGCAIDALETLVAEIEALEHRSTTPDEYRANATQMVRRHLAEGEDPKDKFALNQEQRLLRTHVELFEERPPLAFSELAAA; this comes from the coding sequence ATGAGCACAACCCTGGCCTGCATGGTGCGATCCGAGCATGAGGAGCGCGCGGCGCGCATCCGGGAGGAGATCGTTCCGCTCGTGGACGAGTTCCGACTCCGTCAGACGGCGACCGGCAGCATCGTCGAGCCGGCCGATCACGACGTCGCGCTCCTCACCGCTATCCGGGACGCCGTCGCCGAGACGTACCGCGACATGGGCCGCGAGGATAAGGCGGATGCTTTCAGCGCGGACGTCGACGACTGGCTCGCGCACAGCCTGGACGCGAAGCCGCACTTCGACCGGGTGCGCGATGCGTTCCGTCGAGTCGGAAACGGGGAGAGCGCCCTCTTCGTCGGCGTGACCCGCGCGACCAACAGCACGACGCCTTCCGGTGTGCGCCTGGAGCTCTTCTTCGTGCAGCACCATCAGTCGCAGCTGCTCGTCGCTGTCGAGGAGAAGTACCCTCATCAGAACGACGTGCATATGGACGTCATCCTGCTCGCCGGCCCGGAGGGCTTCGCACTCGGGAACTGCCTGGTATTCTTCCCCGAGAGCGTCGCCGCCCTCAACAAGATCGAGCGCCAGCACTACGCCGTGTTCTTCTTCAGCAAGTTCTATGACATCCACGGGACGATCACAGCAGAGAACGCCAACAGCCTTCTCGCTCCCGGTCAGGGGCTGGACAGCTCCGCTCGGCTCGACCCGTACCTCAGCTACCAGGTCCGCAGCCTCTGGGGATACCTCCACGACCGCGTCCACGCCCACTTCACGGGGCCTTGGTCGATGGCCGACAACGCTGTCCTGAAGATGCACTGGTACATCGGCGTCCTCGAGGAGATCAAAGTGGACGTCAAGCTCATTCTCATGGCCCGCAACGGCGACGTCCCCTTCATCGATGAGCTGTTCACGATGATCGTCCTGGAGCGCATCTTCCGATACCCCCTCGAGCCGCGACCCGAGAGGAACTTCGACGCGGGAACCGGCTTCTTCCTGTTCTCGTACCTGTTGGAGAAGGAAGCGCTCCGCCTTGAGGACGGGCTGGTCGCGATCGACCAGGGGTGCGCGATCGACGCTCTCGAGACGCTCGTGGCCGAGATCGAGGCGCTCGAGCACCGCTCCACGACCCCGGACGAGTACCGGGCGAACGCCACGCAGATGGTGCGGCGCCACCTGGCTGAGGGCGAGGACCCGAAGGACAAGTTCGCACTGAACCAGGAGCAGCGCCTTTTGCGCACGCATGTCGAGCTGTTCGAAGAGCGGCCGCCGCTGGCCTTCTCCGAACTGGCCGCAGCGTGA
- a CDS encoding aminotransferase class IV, whose protein sequence is MIPITEVWVDGRIVPREEGVLPVMTHALHYAGAVYEGIRAYDGVPFELQRHAERLAASAAHLRFKLPLSVELICEETRDYLGVMSRGVVSAIRS, encoded by the coding sequence ATGATCCCCATTACCGAGGTGTGGGTCGACGGGAGGATCGTCCCGCGCGAGGAGGGCGTCCTTCCGGTCATGACGCATGCGCTTCACTACGCCGGAGCCGTGTACGAGGGCATAAGGGCCTATGACGGCGTGCCGTTCGAGCTCCAACGGCACGCTGAACGGCTCGCTGCGTCCGCTGCGCACCTGAGGTTCAAGCTCCCCCTGAGTGTGGAACTGATCTGCGAGGAGACGAGAGACTACCTAGGTGTGATGTCCAGGGGGGTTGTTTCGGCGATACGGTCGTGA
- the rpsB gene encoding 30S ribosomal protein S2, whose translation MAVVTMRQLLDSGVHFGHQTRRWNPKMKRFILTERSGSYIIDLQQSLTYIDKTYDFVRETVAHGGTILFVGTKKQAQQAIAEQATRVGQPYVNQRWLGGLLTNFQTVSKRLARMKELEELDFEGTTSGFTKKELLIKKRELDKLHKSLGGIRNLSKTPSALWVVDTKKEHLAIDEAKKLGIPVIAILDTNCDPDEVQYPIPGNDDAIRSVSLLTHIVADAAAEGLIQRHQKPEEGVEAAEPLAEWEQELLAQPAAEVQASAETEKAADADLAEAKADSAAVVAEGEAAADAVAETPAE comes from the coding sequence ATGGCCGTCGTCACCATGCGCCAGCTGCTCGACAGCGGCGTCCACTTTGGACACCAGACCCGTCGCTGGAACCCGAAGATGAAGCGCTTCATCCTCACCGAGCGCTCGGGCAGCTACATCATCGACCTCCAGCAGTCGCTGACCTACATCGATAAGACCTACGACTTCGTGCGCGAGACTGTCGCTCACGGCGGCACCATCCTGTTCGTGGGAACCAAGAAGCAGGCGCAGCAGGCGATCGCCGAGCAGGCGACCCGCGTCGGTCAGCCCTACGTCAACCAGCGCTGGCTGGGCGGTCTGCTGACCAACTTCCAGACCGTCTCCAAACGCCTCGCCCGCATGAAGGAGCTCGAGGAACTCGACTTCGAGGGCACCACCAGCGGCTTCACCAAGAAAGAGCTGCTGATCAAGAAACGCGAGCTGGACAAGCTGCACAAGTCGCTCGGCGGCATCCGCAACCTGTCGAAGACGCCGAGCGCGCTCTGGGTGGTCGACACGAAGAAGGAGCACCTCGCGATCGACGAGGCGAAGAAGCTGGGGATTCCGGTCATCGCCATCCTCGATACGAACTGCGACCCCGACGAGGTGCAGTACCCGATCCCGGGCAACGACGACGCGATCCGCTCCGTCTCGCTGCTGACCCACATCGTCGCCGACGCGGCGGCCGAGGGCCTCATCCAGCGTCACCAGAAGCCGGAAGAGGGAGTGGAGGCGGCTGAGCCGCTCGCCGAGTGGGAGCAGGAGCTCCTCGCTCAGCCCGCCGCCGAGGTCCAGGCCAGCGCCGAGACCGAGAAGGCAGCGGACGCCGACCTCGCCGAGGCCAAGGCGGACTCCGCCGCCGTCGTCGCCGAGGGCGAAGCAGCTGCCGACGCGGTCGCCGAGACTCCGGCCGAGTAA
- the tsf gene encoding translation elongation factor Ts, with translation MANISIADIKALREQLGTGMVDTKKALEEAGGDLEKATEILRLKGAKGNAKRADRSTSEGLVAAKENANGTATMIELACETDFVAKGEKFVALSDTVLDAIAAAGSTTIEEALAAPAGSQTVAEFIGDEAAILGEKIELRRVAVVNGEHVAIYLHKTSKDLPPQVGVVVGYAGDDTETARSIAQHISFANPAHLTREDVPAEEVESERRIVKEISRSEGKPEAALPKIIEGRLGAFFKQVALLEQEYARDNKLTISQVLKDSGLTVSGFARFKVGA, from the coding sequence ATGGCAAACATCAGCATCGCTGACATCAAGGCCCTGCGCGAACAGCTCGGCACGGGCATGGTCGACACTAAGAAGGCCCTCGAGGAGGCCGGTGGCGACCTCGAGAAGGCCACCGAGATCCTGCGCCTGAAGGGCGCGAAAGGCAACGCCAAACGTGCCGACCGCTCCACCAGTGAGGGGCTCGTCGCCGCTAAGGAGAACGCCAACGGCACCGCCACGATGATCGAACTCGCGTGCGAGACCGATTTCGTCGCGAAGGGCGAGAAGTTCGTCGCCCTCTCGGACACGGTGCTCGACGCGATCGCCGCGGCCGGCTCCACCACTATCGAGGAGGCGCTGGCCGCTCCCGCCGGGTCGCAGACTGTCGCCGAGTTCATCGGTGACGAGGCCGCGATCCTGGGCGAGAAGATCGAGCTGCGCCGTGTCGCCGTCGTGAACGGCGAGCACGTCGCGATCTACCTGCACAAGACCTCCAAAGATCTGCCGCCCCAGGTCGGTGTCGTGGTCGGCTACGCCGGCGACGACACGGAGACCGCGCGGTCGATCGCTCAGCACATCTCATTCGCCAACCCGGCGCACCTCACCCGTGAGGACGTCCCGGCGGAGGAGGTCGAGAGCGAGCGTCGCATCGTCAAGGAGATCTCGCGCAGCGAGGGCAAGCCGGAGGCAGCCCTCCCGAAGATCATCGAGGGCCGTCTCGGCGCCTTCTTCAAGCAGGTGGCCCTGCTCGAACAGGAGTACGCCCGCGACAACAAGCTCACCATCAGCCAGGTGCTGAAGGACTCGGGTCTGACCGTGTCCGGGTTTGCCCGGTTCAAGGTCGGCGCCTAA
- the pyrH gene encoding UMP kinase, protein MTMADKRRRVLLKLSGEAFGGGQLGVNPDIVSGIAREIAQAATDVEIAIVVGGGNFFRGAELSQRGMDRGRADYMGMLGTVMNSLALQDFLEQAGAETRVQSAIEMIQVAEPYIPLRAERHLEKGRIVIFGAGAGLPYFSTDTVAAQRALEIIADVVLVAKNGVDGMYDDDPRTNPDARKIDQISHQEALKQNLKAVDSTALSLCMDNGMPMRIFGMEPAGNVTAALLGAEIGTLLG, encoded by the coding sequence ATGACGATGGCAGACAAGAGGCGAAGGGTCCTTCTCAAACTTTCGGGTGAGGCGTTCGGCGGCGGCCAGCTCGGAGTCAACCCCGACATCGTCAGTGGAATCGCGCGTGAGATCGCCCAGGCGGCCACGGACGTCGAGATCGCGATCGTCGTCGGCGGCGGTAATTTCTTCCGCGGCGCCGAACTGTCGCAGCGCGGAATGGACCGTGGGCGTGCCGACTACATGGGGATGCTGGGCACCGTCATGAACTCTCTCGCCCTCCAGGACTTTCTCGAGCAGGCCGGCGCGGAGACGCGCGTGCAGTCGGCCATCGAGATGATTCAGGTCGCCGAGCCTTACATCCCGCTCCGTGCCGAGCGGCACCTGGAGAAGGGTCGCATCGTGATCTTCGGCGCCGGTGCCGGATTGCCCTATTTCTCCACGGACACCGTCGCCGCCCAGCGTGCTCTGGAGATCATAGCCGATGTGGTTCTCGTCGCCAAGAACGGCGTCGATGGGATGTACGACGACGACCCCCGCACGAACCCGGATGCCCGCAAGATCGACCAGATCAGCCACCAGGAAGCGCTGAAGCAGAACCTCAAGGCTGTCGACTCGACGGCGCTCAGCCTGTGCATGGACAATGGCATGCCGATGCGCATCTTCGGCATGGAGCCCGCTGGCAACGTCACCGCCGCCCTGCTGGGCGCCGAGATCGGCACGCTCCTCGGCTGA
- the frr gene encoding ribosome recycling factor, giving the protein MIADVISDASQRMSKTLEAAKEDFGTVSAGRANPALFQKVLVDYYGSPTPLAQLAGLQNPEARVLIVTPYDKGALKEIERAIVTMPSMSANVGNDGEIVRVTLPELTEDRRKEFVKIVRGKGEDAKVAIRNIRRRAKDELDALKGEVGDDEVARGEKELEALTRTNVDLVDEALKRKEAELLEV; this is encoded by the coding sequence GTGATCGCGGATGTGATTTCCGACGCCAGCCAGCGTATGAGCAAGACCCTCGAGGCGGCGAAGGAGGATTTCGGCACCGTGAGCGCTGGCCGCGCGAACCCGGCTCTCTTCCAGAAGGTGCTGGTCGACTACTATGGCTCGCCGACGCCGCTCGCGCAGCTGGCCGGTTTGCAGAACCCCGAGGCCCGCGTCCTGATCGTCACCCCGTACGACAAGGGCGCGCTCAAGGAGATCGAGAGGGCGATCGTCACCATGCCGAGCATGTCGGCCAACGTCGGCAACGACGGCGAGATCGTGCGCGTCACCCTTCCGGAGCTTACCGAGGACCGCCGCAAGGAGTTCGTGAAGATCGTCCGCGGCAAGGGGGAGGACGCCAAGGTTGCGATCCGCAACATCCGCCGGAGGGCGAAGGACGAACTGGACGCTCTGAAGGGCGAGGTTGGGGACGACGAGGTCGCGCGGGGGGAGAAGGAGCTGGAGGCCCTCACCCGGACGAACGTCGACCTCGTCGACGAAGCCCTCAAGCGCAAGGAAGCCGAACTCCTCGAGGTCTGA
- a CDS encoding phosphatidate cytidylyltransferase yields the protein MSEGSGTGTPAKGRRGKALSREEIRAQVQATRADFERQVQARKARLDATSEKIEQRTGRNLILAILIGLVVSGLVVVSLIFIKELFLVFDVTMAGFAAFELTQALRGAGRRVPRIPTVIGAVAIVPASFFLNAGGQLVSLAAGVALVIVCRLAEEAFAGAAGRGGGELVQDLTWSVFVQMYVSLLASYAILLLAQDHGEWWVLGFVILVVAVDTGAYVSGLTWGRHPMAPTISPKKTWEGFAGAGVTAVAAGVLVSVFMLGQTWWFGIVFGLVMLLTATSGDLAESLVKRDLGIKDMSSWLPGHGGFLDRLDSILPSAAAAYGLFLIFS from the coding sequence ATGAGCGAGGGGAGCGGCACCGGCACACCGGCAAAGGGCAGACGAGGAAAAGCGCTCTCGCGCGAGGAGATCCGCGCCCAGGTGCAGGCGACCCGTGCCGATTTCGAGCGGCAGGTGCAGGCTCGCAAGGCGCGGCTGGACGCTACGAGTGAGAAGATCGAGCAGCGCACCGGCCGCAATCTCATCCTCGCGATCCTGATTGGCCTGGTGGTCAGCGGGCTCGTTGTGGTGAGCCTGATCTTCATCAAGGAGCTCTTTCTCGTCTTCGATGTGACGATGGCGGGTTTCGCCGCTTTCGAGCTGACACAGGCGCTCCGGGGCGCGGGCCGGCGGGTGCCACGCATCCCGACAGTGATCGGCGCCGTCGCGATCGTCCCGGCGTCGTTTTTCCTGAACGCGGGCGGGCAGCTGGTCTCCCTCGCCGCGGGCGTGGCCCTGGTCATCGTCTGCCGACTCGCCGAGGAAGCTTTCGCCGGCGCGGCGGGGCGCGGCGGTGGTGAACTCGTCCAGGATCTCACCTGGAGCGTCTTCGTGCAGATGTACGTGTCGCTGCTGGCCAGCTACGCCATTCTGCTGCTCGCGCAGGACCACGGCGAGTGGTGGGTGCTCGGGTTCGTCATCCTCGTCGTGGCGGTGGACACCGGAGCCTACGTGAGCGGTCTGACCTGGGGCCGGCATCCGATGGCGCCGACGATCAGCCCGAAGAAGACCTGGGAGGGGTTCGCCGGCGCGGGCGTCACCGCGGTGGCCGCGGGCGTCCTGGTGTCGGTCTTCATGCTCGGGCAGACCTGGTGGTTCGGGATCGTCTTCGGTCTCGTGATGCTCCTCACAGCGACTTCCGGAGACCTCGCAGAGTCTCTCGTCAAGCGGGATCTCGGCATTAAGGACATGAGTTCGTGGCTGCCGGGCCACGGGGGGTTCCTGGATCGTCTGGACAGCATCCTGCCCTCGGCGGCGGCGG